Proteins encoded within one genomic window of Haloplanus vescus:
- a CDS encoding DsbA family oxidoreductase encodes MSDSDPITIYSDYVCPFCYLGRKSLAEYQAEREDTLEIDWRPFDLRSGKRNPDGTIDHSADDGKDDDYYAQARENVERLQEQYDADMAQTIATDVDSRPAQAVSFHLKETEPYETWLAFDEAVFEALWTDGRDIGDAAVLRDCAEAADVDPAVVVAVLGETESTDIDSDAHFADLDDRFEAAQRQGITGVPTFVYGGHAARGAVPPAQLRRLVEGA; translated from the coding sequence ATGAGCGACTCAGACCCCATCACGATTTACTCCGACTACGTCTGCCCGTTCTGCTATCTCGGCCGGAAATCCCTCGCCGAGTATCAGGCGGAGCGCGAGGACACTCTCGAAATCGACTGGCGGCCCTTCGACCTCCGGTCGGGGAAGCGCAACCCCGACGGCACCATCGACCACTCGGCCGACGACGGAAAAGACGACGACTACTACGCGCAGGCTCGCGAGAACGTCGAGCGACTCCAGGAACAGTACGATGCCGACATGGCCCAGACCATCGCGACGGACGTCGACTCCCGTCCCGCACAGGCCGTCTCCTTTCACCTGAAGGAGACCGAACCCTACGAGACGTGGCTGGCCTTCGACGAGGCGGTCTTCGAGGCGCTCTGGACCGACGGGCGCGACATCGGCGACGCCGCGGTCCTTCGGGACTGCGCCGAGGCGGCCGACGTCGACCCCGCCGTCGTCGTCGCCGTCCTCGGCGAGACCGAGTCGACGGATATCGACAGCGACGCCCACTTCGCGGACCTCGACGACCGCTTCGAGGCGGCCCAGCGACAGGGCATCACCGGCGTCCCGACGTTCGTCTACGGCGGTCACGCGGCCCGCGGCGCCGTCCCTCCGGCCCAGCTTCGACGACTCGTCGAAGGCGCCTGA
- a CDS encoding cryptochrome/photolyase family protein translates to MRLHWHRTDLRPSDNLALVSPDADSILPVYVFDPRILDHAAPPRVAFVLDSLAALREWYRTRESDLIILRGEAPTELARLAEATDADAVSWAQAYSGLGRRRDDRVRDRLADAGIETHTVHDHLLHEPGSITTNDGDPYAVYSYFWKKWRDREKASSVAAPGADRLADAPEETAIPTLADLGFDDPEATIPAGGYMEARHCLNDFCGDDIYRYEDARDAPATDATSRLSPHLTHGTVGIRTVHDRVVRAREEAPDDAAREAVETFRGELAWREFYHHVLYFNPEVVTENYRGYEHDIEWRDDPEALQAWKEGKTGYPIVDAGMRQLRREAYMHNRVRMIVASFLTKDLLLDWREGYDWFRRKLVDHNPANDNGGWQWAASTGTDSQPYFRIFNPMTQGERHDPDADYIREYVPELGGVDADVIHGWHELSDAERRDAAPDYPAPIVDHGERREAALTMFERARGEAD, encoded by the coding sequence ATGCGCCTGCACTGGCACCGGACGGACCTGCGCCCGTCGGACAACCTCGCCTTGGTCTCTCCCGACGCGGACTCGATTCTCCCGGTGTACGTCTTCGACCCGCGGATTCTCGACCACGCCGCCCCCCCGCGGGTCGCGTTCGTCCTCGACAGCCTCGCCGCCCTCCGAGAGTGGTATCGCACCCGCGAGAGCGACCTGATAATCCTCCGGGGCGAGGCGCCGACCGAACTCGCTCGTCTCGCCGAGGCCACCGACGCCGACGCGGTGTCGTGGGCGCAGGCCTACTCCGGACTCGGGCGACGGCGCGACGACCGGGTGCGTGACCGCCTCGCCGACGCCGGCATCGAGACCCACACCGTCCACGACCACCTCCTCCACGAACCGGGGTCGATAACGACGAACGACGGCGACCCCTACGCCGTCTACAGTTACTTCTGGAAGAAGTGGCGGGACCGCGAGAAGGCGTCGTCGGTGGCGGCGCCGGGCGCCGACCGCCTCGCCGACGCCCCCGAGGAGACGGCCATCCCCACCCTCGCCGACCTTGGCTTCGACGACCCCGAGGCGACGATTCCGGCGGGCGGATATATGGAAGCTCGCCACTGTCTCAACGACTTCTGTGGGGACGACATCTACCGCTACGAGGACGCTCGCGACGCGCCGGCGACGGATGCCACCTCGCGGCTCTCGCCCCACCTCACACACGGCACGGTGGGGATTCGGACCGTCCACGACCGGGTGGTGCGCGCCCGCGAGGAAGCACCGGACGACGCGGCCCGCGAGGCCGTCGAGACGTTTCGCGGCGAACTGGCGTGGCGGGAGTTCTACCACCACGTCCTCTACTTCAACCCCGAGGTGGTCACGGAGAACTACCGCGGCTACGAACACGACATCGAGTGGCGCGACGACCCCGAGGCGTTGCAGGCGTGGAAAGAGGGGAAGACGGGCTACCCAATCGTCGACGCGGGGATGCGACAGTTGCGCCGCGAGGCGTACATGCACAACCGCGTGCGGATGATCGTCGCCTCCTTCCTGACCAAGGACCTTCTCCTCGACTGGCGCGAGGGGTACGACTGGTTCCGGCGGAAACTGGTCGACCACAACCCCGCGAACGACAACGGTGGCTGGCAGTGGGCAGCGTCGACGGGCACCGACTCTCAACCCTACTTCCGCATCTTCAACCCGATGACGCAGGGCGAACGCCACGACCCCGACGCCGACTACATCCGCGAGTACGTCCCCGAACTCGGGGGTGTCGACGCCGACGTGATTCATGGGTGGCACGAACTCTCGGACGCGGAGCGTCGTGACGCCGCCCCCGACTATCCGGCGCCCATCGTCGACCACGGCGAGCGTCGCGAAGCGGCGCTCACGATGTTCGAACGGGCCCGCGGCGAGGCGGACTAA
- a CDS encoding MOSC domain-containing protein, translating into MSRVTDIFVADAGSEPMQSVERVEAVEGGLRGDRYCEGRGHYTPYDVCEVTLIASEAIAEIDDALGLSLDAGQHRRNLVTEGVDLHDLLDHRFRVGDATLTGTRPRPPCSHVEELAEQEGVARSRRRAGRHLC; encoded by the coding sequence ATGTCACGAGTCACGGACATCTTCGTCGCCGACGCGGGCTCGGAGCCGATGCAGTCGGTCGAGCGCGTCGAGGCCGTCGAGGGCGGGCTTCGCGGCGACCGCTACTGCGAGGGTCGGGGCCACTACACCCCCTACGACGTGTGTGAGGTGACGCTGATAGCGAGCGAGGCCATCGCCGAAATCGACGACGCACTCGGCCTGTCGCTCGACGCCGGCCAGCATCGACGCAACCTCGTCACCGAGGGCGTCGACCTCCACGACCTGCTCGACCACCGATTCCGCGTCGGCGACGCGACGCTGACGGGGACGCGACCCCGCCCGCCGTGTTCGCACGTCGAAGAACTCGCCGAACAGGAGGGAGTCGCGCGCTCTCGGCGACGGGCGGGGCGGCATCTGTGCTGA
- a CDS encoding isocitrate/isopropylmalate dehydrogenase family protein, with amino-acid sequence MSYDIAVIPGDGIGNEVVEAVEPLLIDVADAHGVGVETTWFDWGSQRYLDEGALMPDDGLDQLEDFDAILLGAVGHPEVPDHVTLRGLRLPITKGFNQHVCKRPTYLFDGVQSPLRDYEGGDIDFVVYRQNTEGEYADVGGREHEGFANEVAVQASVFTREGTESLLRPAFEAASERSGKLTNVTKSNAQAHSMVFWDDMVAEVSEDYPDVEVERLLVDAASMDMVRRPDEFDVVVASNLFGDILTDIGGGISGSLGLAPSTNINPDGTYPSMFEPVHGSAFDIMGEGIANPLGMVLSGSLMFEHLEEDAVAEALWDGVAAQLADDDAPHTADIGGSAPTTDVTDDLHDRLV; translated from the coding sequence ATGTCCTACGACATCGCAGTCATTCCGGGCGACGGAATCGGGAACGAAGTCGTCGAGGCGGTCGAACCCCTGCTCATCGACGTGGCGGACGCCCACGGTGTTGGCGTCGAGACGACGTGGTTCGACTGGGGGAGCCAGCGCTATCTGGACGAGGGTGCGCTGATGCCCGACGACGGACTGGACCAGTTGGAGGACTTCGACGCCATCCTCCTCGGCGCCGTCGGCCACCCCGAAGTCCCGGACCATGTCACGCTCCGCGGCCTCCGTCTCCCCATCACGAAGGGCTTCAACCAGCACGTCTGCAAGCGCCCGACTTACCTCTTCGATGGCGTCCAGAGTCCCCTGCGCGACTACGAGGGCGGCGACATCGACTTCGTCGTCTACCGGCAGAACACGGAGGGCGAGTACGCGGACGTGGGCGGCCGAGAACACGAGGGCTTCGCCAACGAGGTGGCGGTGCAGGCGTCGGTGTTTACCCGCGAGGGGACGGAGAGCCTTCTCCGACCCGCCTTCGAGGCGGCGAGCGAGCGAAGCGGCAAACTGACGAACGTCACGAAATCGAACGCGCAGGCCCACAGCATGGTCTTCTGGGACGACATGGTCGCGGAGGTGAGCGAGGACTACCCCGACGTAGAGGTCGAACGCCTCCTCGTCGACGCCGCGAGCATGGACATGGTGCGCCGCCCCGACGAGTTCGACGTGGTCGTCGCCTCCAACCTCTTCGGCGACATCCTCACCGACATCGGCGGCGGCATCTCGGGGTCGCTCGGCCTCGCACCGTCGACGAACATCAACCCCGACGGCACCTACCCCTCGATGTTCGAACCCGTCCACGGCAGCGCCTTCGACATCATGGGCGAGGGTATCGCCAACCCGCTGGGCATGGTGCTCTCCGGGTCGCTCATGTTCGAGCATCTGGAGGAGGACGCGGTGGCCGAGGCGCTGTGGGACGGCGTGGCCGCGCAGTTGGCCGACGACGACGCGCCGCACACGGCCGACATCGGCGGGAGCGCGCCGACCACGGACGTGACCGACGACCTGCACGACCGCTTAGTGTAG
- a CDS encoding potassium channel family protein: protein MPLRTRRPVYYLGLVVATTLLFTLVYNTGMAVWEGRPQPLYRSLEVVVQSFTTTGYGTDAPWRTPQMNVLAIAMQLTGIGLILTAVDVFAVPWLRGALSPSAPESMPDATDHVIICEHTPRTDAFVGELDAREREYVLLEADDERAGELHEEGYRVVHGDPESTDDLRAAGLESAIAVVADADDDTNASIALAARDADPDVRIITLVEDASLARYHRAAGATDVLSPRHLLGESLAKQVPTTVTTDVDAGVEVGDHFELVELTVASDSDLHGQTFGEADLHERFGVNVIGAWVDGDFRTPIADDDELAGRTRLLVAGESAQVETLKQATASTVRRFGPQRVVVAGYGDSGQAAADALSSTGTELTVLDQTAGDAVDVVGDARDPETLEEAGVPSASGLIVAVGDDTTAIFATLIARELNPNLYVAVRANEEADVQKLYRAGGDYVQSLATVSGRMLASTVFEDEEVLAYGEQVSVVRLPVGDLAGSTIVDERVRTETGCTVVAVVREGETVVDFDPETLVFEVDDEVIVAGTDEATTRFEQAFGI, encoded by the coding sequence ATGCCGCTTCGTACTCGGCGCCCTGTCTACTATCTCGGGCTGGTGGTCGCGACGACGCTGCTCTTTACCCTCGTGTACAACACGGGGATGGCGGTCTGGGAGGGGCGCCCCCAACCGCTGTATCGGTCGCTCGAAGTCGTCGTGCAGAGTTTCACGACGACGGGTTACGGCACGGACGCGCCGTGGCGAACCCCGCAGATGAACGTCCTCGCCATCGCGATGCAGCTCACGGGCATCGGCCTCATCCTCACCGCTGTCGACGTGTTCGCGGTGCCGTGGCTTCGGGGGGCGCTCTCGCCGTCGGCGCCCGAGTCGATGCCCGACGCCACCGACCACGTCATCATCTGCGAACACACGCCGCGGACGGACGCGTTCGTGGGCGAACTCGACGCCCGAGAGCGTGAGTACGTCCTCCTCGAAGCGGACGACGAGCGAGCGGGCGAGTTACACGAGGAGGGGTATCGCGTCGTCCACGGCGACCCCGAATCGACCGACGACCTGCGGGCGGCGGGCTTGGAGTCGGCCATCGCCGTCGTCGCCGACGCGGACGACGACACGAACGCCAGCATCGCCCTCGCCGCCCGCGACGCCGACCCCGACGTGCGAATCATCACGCTCGTCGAGGACGCGTCGCTCGCCCGCTATCACCGGGCCGCGGGCGCGACGGACGTGCTCTCGCCCCGCCACCTGCTGGGCGAGAGTCTGGCCAAGCAGGTGCCGACGACGGTCACGACCGACGTCGACGCCGGCGTCGAAGTCGGCGACCACTTCGAACTCGTCGAACTCACCGTCGCGTCGGACAGCGACCTCCACGGCCAGACCTTCGGCGAGGCCGACCTGCACGAGCGCTTCGGCGTGAACGTCATCGGGGCGTGGGTCGACGGCGACTTCCGGACGCCCATCGCCGACGACGACGAGTTGGCGGGGCGGACGCGCCTCCTCGTCGCCGGCGAGTCGGCACAGGTCGAGACGCTCAAGCAGGCGACGGCGTCGACCGTCCGCCGATTCGGCCCCCAGCGCGTCGTCGTCGCGGGCTACGGCGACTCCGGGCAGGCCGCCGCGGACGCACTCTCGTCGACCGGCACCGAGTTGACCGTCCTCGACCAGACGGCGGGCGATGCGGTCGACGTGGTGGGCGACGCGCGCGACCCGGAGACGCTGGAGGAAGCCGGCGTGCCGAGTGCGTCGGGCCTGATCGTCGCCGTCGGCGACGACACGACCGCTATCTTCGCGACGCTCATCGCCCGCGAGTTGAACCCCAACCTCTACGTCGCCGTCCGGGCCAACGAGGAGGCGGACGTCCAGAAACTCTACCGCGCGGGCGGCGACTACGTCCAGTCGCTGGCGACCGTCAGCGGGCGGATGCTCGCCTCCACCGTGTTCGAGGACGAGGAGGTGCTCGCATACGGCGAGCAGGTGAGCGTCGTCCGCCTCCCCGTCGGCGACCTGGCCGGGAGCACCATCGTCGACGAACGCGTGCGAACGGAGACGGGGTGTACCGTCGTCGCCGTCGTCAGGGAGGGCGAGACGGTCGTCGACTTCGACCCGGAGACACTCGTCTTCGAGGTCGACGACGAGGTCATCGTCGCCGGCACCGACGAGGCGACGACGCGTTTCGAACAGGCGTTCGGTATCTGA
- a CDS encoding MarR family transcriptional regulator translates to MPIDAERFEALDDDDGATSPGTNAHELLSFLESNPDQAFTQSELAAATSVTKGSLGPTLVRLRDAGHVEHRGNYWRISDHARSVTAATNHASDVAASYEDEPPAYDEWQAHAVDPRETRE, encoded by the coding sequence ATGCCAATCGACGCCGAGCGGTTCGAGGCCCTCGACGACGATGACGGCGCTACGTCGCCGGGGACGAACGCACACGAACTCCTCTCTTTTCTCGAATCCAACCCCGACCAGGCGTTCACCCAGAGCGAACTCGCCGCGGCGACGAGTGTGACGAAAGGCTCTCTCGGGCCGACGCTCGTTCGGTTGCGGGACGCAGGCCACGTCGAACACCGGGGGAACTACTGGCGCATCAGCGACCACGCCCGAAGTGTGACGGCGGCGACGAACCATGCGAGCGACGTCGCTGCGAGTTACGAAGACGAACCGCCAGCCTACGACGAGTGGCAAGCACACGCGGTCGACCCCCGAGAGACCCGTGAGTGA
- a CDS encoding alpha/beta hydrolase — MTGPHQDQPLVTAGTSLDEATAAVVLVHGRGATARSIVQMAQGFHREGVAYLAPQAQRNTWYPNPFTAPVETNEPGRSSGLQAVADAIETAGDAGIPKERVMLLGFSQGACLASEFVARNPDRYGGLAALSGGLIGERIDPDDYDGDLEDTPVFVGCSDVDPHIPAERVHETTQVLEQLHADVTERLYEGMGHTINADEQQHVAEMVAALLD, encoded by the coding sequence ATGACGGGGCCACACCAAGACCAACCGCTCGTGACGGCCGGCACGTCGCTCGACGAGGCGACGGCGGCCGTCGTCCTCGTCCACGGCCGGGGCGCGACGGCCCGGAGCATCGTCCAGATGGCCCAAGGGTTCCACCGCGAGGGCGTCGCCTACCTCGCCCCGCAGGCCCAGCGAAACACGTGGTACCCCAACCCGTTCACGGCGCCCGTCGAGACGAACGAACCCGGGCGCTCGTCGGGGTTACAGGCCGTCGCGGACGCCATCGAGACGGCGGGCGACGCCGGGATTCCCAAAGAGCGAGTCATGCTCCTCGGCTTCTCGCAGGGCGCGTGTCTCGCCAGCGAATTCGTCGCCCGCAACCCCGACCGCTACGGGGGTCTCGCGGCGCTGAGCGGCGGCCTCATCGGCGAACGCATCGACCCCGACGACTACGACGGTGACCTCGAGGACACGCCCGTCTTCGTCGGGTGTAGCGATGTGGACCCACATATCCCCGCCGAACGCGTCCACGAGACGACGCAGGTGCTCGAGCAGTTGCACGCCGACGTGACCGAACGGCTCTACGAAGGGATGGGTCACACCATCAACGCGGACGAACAGCAACACGTCGCGGAGATGGTCGCGGCGCTACTCGACTAG
- a CDS encoding dienelactone hydrolase family protein, giving the protein MASSRLCTVLVAGLVLLSGCSGGLAGDTSTATEAPTATATSEPTTASYTQTPHTGCQPGAIRQNGTCQPVASGSNANIFDAENLSAVTTERTTINGTSGYLVRPADNGTYPSVVMIHEWWGLNENVEHMAEILAGHGYVVFAVDLYDGEVATNSSEAASLSGQVRENPDVAVSKMSRAVDGLRDRSDTTDKVASLGWCFGGGQSLQLSLSDADLNATVIYYGTLTTNESTLRRIDDPVLGIFGSEDQVVGIENVREFDRTLDDVGAEHEVYVYEGASHAFANPSGESFRPNATRDAWGKTLRFLDENLKD; this is encoded by the coding sequence ATGGCTTCGTCACGACTCTGCACCGTCCTCGTCGCCGGGTTGGTCCTCCTGAGCGGATGTTCGGGGGGCCTCGCTGGCGACACGTCGACGGCGACTGAGGCACCGACCGCGACTGCGACATCCGAACCGACCACCGCTTCGTACACCCAGACACCCCATACCGGCTGTCAGCCGGGGGCCATCCGGCAGAACGGCACCTGCCAGCCCGTCGCCTCGGGGAGCAACGCCAATATCTTCGACGCGGAGAACCTCTCCGCAGTCACCACGGAACGGACGACGATCAACGGTACGTCCGGCTATCTCGTCCGCCCGGCTGACAACGGCACCTACCCCTCGGTCGTCATGATTCACGAGTGGTGGGGGCTGAACGAGAACGTCGAGCACATGGCGGAGATTCTCGCCGGTCACGGCTACGTCGTCTTCGCCGTCGACCTCTACGACGGCGAGGTGGCGACCAATTCCTCCGAGGCGGCCAGTCTGTCGGGACAGGTGCGCGAGAACCCCGACGTGGCGGTGTCGAAGATGAGTCGCGCCGTCGACGGCCTACGTGACCGGTCCGATACCACCGACAAGGTGGCCAGCCTCGGCTGGTGTTTCGGCGGCGGCCAGAGCCTCCAGCTGAGCCTCAGCGACGCCGACCTGAACGCCACCGTCATCTACTACGGGACGCTCACGACGAACGAGTCGACGCTTCGCCGCATCGACGACCCCGTCCTCGGCATCTTCGGGTCCGAGGACCAGGTCGTGGGCATCGAGAACGTCCGCGAGTTCGACCGCACGCTCGACGACGTGGGCGCCGAACACGAGGTGTACGTCTACGAGGGTGCGAGCCACGCCTTCGCCAACCCGAGCGGTGAGAGTTTCCGCCCGAACGCGACGCGAGACGCGTGGGGGAAGACGCTGCGCTTCCTCGACGAAAACCTGAAAGACTAG
- a CDS encoding DUF1684 domain-containing protein: MTDAPPEYAERLRENRAEKDRMFAERRGSPIPPEERDDFEGLDYFDPDLDYRVTATVSVHDDPDPVEMETSDGRTVRYLYVVTFEFDLRDDTHTLAGYRQRESDDDVFVPFRDKTTGQQTYRGGRYMELTPDRDLTDGDEVVLDFNLAYTPFCAFSDAFSCPLPPEENWLEIVVPAGERDPDW, translated from the coding sequence ATGACTGACGCGCCGCCGGAGTACGCCGAGCGACTTCGTGAGAACCGCGCCGAGAAAGACCGGATGTTCGCCGAGCGTCGCGGGTCGCCCATCCCGCCCGAGGAGCGCGACGACTTCGAGGGCCTCGATTACTTCGACCCGGACCTGGACTACCGCGTCACGGCGACGGTGTCCGTCCACGACGACCCCGACCCGGTCGAGATGGAGACCAGCGACGGGCGGACAGTGCGCTATCTCTACGTCGTCACCTTCGAGTTCGACCTCCGCGACGACACCCACACGCTCGCGGGCTACCGACAACGGGAGTCTGACGACGATGTCTTCGTCCCCTTCCGCGACAAGACAACGGGTCAGCAGACCTACCGCGGCGGGCGCTACATGGAACTCACGCCGGACCGTGACCTCACCGACGGCGACGAGGTGGTGCTTGATTTCAACCTCGCGTACACCCCCTTCTGTGCGTTCAGCGACGCCTTTTCCTGCCCGCTCCCGCCCGAAGAGAACTGGCTGGAAATCGTCGTCCCGGCGGGCGAGCGCGACCCCGACTGGTAA
- a CDS encoding sensor histidine kinase, protein MVSKGDLGVGYLVAVGVVLCGLFSTGLVAPNGNSRSILGVSIGIMVAGSFLATGVGLARSTLDDERVWRVAGWSTLGLGLPTLLVILVVALAPEWFRAIEWRTVVMVDIAAGGIVGVLVGSILELRAEHERTRTLNQRNTVFLRLFRHDIRTSLNLIRGHLDLAADGGQTPLSSGDVIRDQLAHIERLSEAANHLDDLESMTQTEPIDLTSLVRDRAAEVRRTDDVTVDTDVDPETYVRANELLSPVVDNLLRNAVDHGCANERPDPNIEVTVRDATGRRDDVTLRVRDYGPGFGDAELAVHNGATETALQHSDGVGLWLVRWIVDAYDGTVSIANAEREGAVVTVMLPAASAVSAGEAP, encoded by the coding sequence ATGGTGTCGAAGGGGGACTTGGGGGTTGGCTACCTCGTCGCAGTCGGCGTCGTGCTCTGTGGTCTCTTCAGCACCGGCCTCGTCGCGCCGAACGGGAACTCCCGGTCGATTCTCGGGGTCAGCATCGGAATCATGGTCGCCGGGAGTTTCCTCGCGACGGGCGTCGGCCTCGCGCGGAGCACGCTTGACGACGAGCGCGTCTGGCGCGTCGCCGGGTGGTCGACACTCGGCCTCGGCCTCCCGACCTTGCTTGTGATTCTGGTCGTCGCGCTCGCGCCCGAGTGGTTCCGCGCCATCGAGTGGCGAACCGTCGTCATGGTCGACATCGCGGCCGGCGGCATCGTGGGCGTGCTCGTCGGCTCTATCCTCGAACTCCGCGCCGAACACGAGCGGACACGCACGCTCAACCAGCGCAATACCGTCTTCTTGCGGCTGTTCAGACACGACATCCGCACCAGCCTCAACCTGATTCGTGGCCACCTCGACCTCGCGGCCGACGGCGGGCAGACGCCGCTGTCCTCGGGCGACGTGATTCGCGACCAACTCGCCCACATCGAACGGCTGAGCGAGGCCGCGAACCACCTCGACGACCTCGAATCCATGACGCAGACGGAGCCGATAGACCTCACGTCGCTCGTCCGGGACCGCGCCGCGGAAGTCCGGCGCACCGACGACGTGACCGTCGACACGGACGTCGACCCCGAGACGTACGTCCGAGCGAACGAACTGCTCTCACCCGTCGTCGACAACCTACTCCGCAACGCCGTCGACCACGGCTGTGCGAACGAGCGTCCCGACCCGAACATCGAGGTGACCGTCCGCGACGCGACCGGGCGACGCGACGACGTGACCCTCCGCGTCAGGGATTACGGCCCGGGCTTCGGCGACGCGGAACTGGCCGTCCACAACGGGGCGACGGAGACGGCACTCCAACACAGCGACGGCGTCGGCCTCTGGCTGGTGCGCTGGATCGTCGACGCCTACGACGGCACGGTCAGCATCGCGAACGCCGAGCGCGAGGGCGCCGTCGTCACGGTGATGCTTCCCGCGGCGAGTGCGGTGTCGGCGGGCGAGGCGCCGTGA
- a CDS encoding DUF7261 family protein, whose protein sequence is MTRRRGQLVLLAAAVVVTALVPMLLAYAQVGASDAVVDPTADERAALEDTRRTLERSVSETTLALANRSGPDAHGTVATRAGTRFEQTAATLRESGTERGVAVSVERNATAAREWASDACPRGPARTFGTCVATDGVVTQTRANTTAFVAVAVDVSIRGPDATASATFVVRGVRGTVADPNSP, encoded by the coding sequence ATGACGCGCCGTCGCGGCCAACTCGTCTTGCTCGCGGCGGCCGTCGTCGTCACCGCGCTGGTGCCGATGTTGCTCGCGTACGCCCAAGTCGGCGCCAGCGACGCCGTGGTCGACCCTACCGCCGACGAACGTGCGGCGCTCGAAGACACCCGCCGGACGCTCGAACGCTCTGTCAGTGAGACGACGCTCGCTCTCGCGAACCGCTCCGGCCCGGACGCACACGGTACCGTCGCGACCCGAGCCGGCACCCGATTCGAGCAGACGGCCGCGACGCTCCGCGAGAGCGGCACCGAGCGCGGGGTCGCGGTCAGCGTCGAGCGCAACGCCACTGCCGCCCGAGAGTGGGCCAGCGACGCCTGTCCGCGCGGCCCGGCACGGACGTTCGGGACCTGCGTCGCCACCGATGGCGTCGTCACGCAGACGCGCGCGAACACGACGGCCTTCGTCGCTGTCGCTGTCGACGTCTCGATTCGCGGTCCGGACGCCACCGCCTCCGCGACGTTCGTCGTCCGCGGCGTTCGTGGTACCGTCGCCGACCCGAACTCACCGTGA
- a CDS encoding DUF7262 family protein produces MSRGQLSLSLVEAAVGVVLVLGVTAGFALGTAAPTSATPRLDALAHDTTTVLGSDPVDDGQRARLVALARSESSFTRVQVSARERIRALLPVDVLFRVQTPVGSFGAPRPPTATVGSATASTRYGSVTVWVWYG; encoded by the coding sequence ATGTCTAGGGGACAGCTCTCGCTGTCGCTGGTCGAGGCGGCCGTCGGCGTGGTTCTCGTCCTCGGTGTCACCGCCGGCTTTGCCCTCGGCACGGCCGCGCCCACGTCGGCGACGCCCCGACTCGACGCGCTGGCTCACGACACGACGACGGTCCTCGGGTCGGACCCGGTCGACGACGGACAGCGCGCGCGACTGGTCGCGCTCGCCCGTTCCGAGAGTTCGTTCACTCGGGTGCAGGTATCCGCTCGCGAGCGCATCCGTGCGCTGTTGCCGGTGGACGTGCTCTTTCGGGTGCAGACGCCGGTCGGGTCGTTCGGTGCGCCGCGCCCCCCGACGGCCACCGTCGGCTCCGCGACGGCATCGACACGATACGGGTCGGTCACCGTCTGGGTGTGGTACGGATGA
- a CDS encoding DUF7263 family protein, with amino-acid sequence MRAQTNLFALVVALLLLTGVTVIGVSVADAALTDATGDPRDRHAATAVADRLVAADAPVTVRANALDSEAVDTLDASLVETLAPPAADADFRITLDGAPVVERGSPDNGVTVRRSVVVVNRSARSRAAVDVARESTVSVPQGVGRVAVSVDPGSNGTITTVRANDRVVLHDDTGLDTNATVHLSRYASTPLRVEATENATGRVTVTYRRQTNEPRVLRVTVDV; translated from the coding sequence GTGAGAGCGCAGACCAACCTGTTCGCCCTCGTCGTCGCCTTGCTCCTCCTCACGGGCGTGACGGTAATCGGCGTCAGCGTCGCGGACGCGGCACTCACCGACGCCACGGGCGACCCGCGCGACCGGCACGCGGCGACGGCCGTCGCCGACCGCCTCGTCGCCGCCGACGCCCCCGTGACGGTTCGGGCGAACGCACTCGACTCCGAGGCGGTCGACACGCTCGACGCGAGTCTGGTCGAGACGTTGGCACCGCCCGCCGCAGACGCTGACTTCCGAATCACGCTCGACGGTGCCCCTGTTGTCGAGCGTGGGTCGCCGGACAACGGCGTCACGGTCCGCCGTTCCGTGGTCGTCGTCAATCGGTCCGCTCGGAGCCGAGCGGCCGTCGACGTGGCTCGCGAGTCGACGGTGAGCGTCCCGCAGGGCGTCGGGCGGGTGGCCGTCTCCGTCGACCCCGGTTCGAACGGGACGATTACCACCGTCCGGGCGAACGACCGCGTCGTCCTCCACGACGACACGGGTCTCGACACGAACGCGACCGTCCACCTCTCGCGGTACGCGTCGACGCCGCTCCGAGTCGAGGCGACCGAGAACGCCACGGGGCGAGTCACCGTGACGTATCGCCGCCAGACGAACGAGCCACGAGTGCTCCGGGTGACCGTCGATGTCTAG